The proteins below come from a single Gemmatimonadota bacterium genomic window:
- a CDS encoding enoyl-CoA hydratase-related protein, producing the protein MSEAERADSAVSLEVHDGVAILVMDRPDAMNAVDIRMASQLASALEEAVSDPCVRAVLLTGTGRAFCSGGDIRAMASALDADPRAFFAELTDSLHAITRSLQYARVPTIAAVNGPAAGFGFGLVLSCDLVVASERATFSMLHGQVAQIPDGGGWYLLPRVVGRKRALDLYLTRRVLDATDAERWGIVCRVLPATTFREVAIGFAREIACGPTVAYREAKRRMAEGWDQHLDDYLDAQREAIVALGGGRDFEEGVRAFLERRPPGFRGD; encoded by the coding sequence ATGTCGGAAGCCGAACGAGCGGACAGCGCCGTCTCTCTGGAAGTTCACGACGGAGTGGCGATTCTGGTGATGGATCGCCCCGACGCCATGAACGCGGTCGACATCCGTATGGCCTCCCAGCTGGCTTCCGCGCTGGAGGAGGCCGTCTCGGACCCGTGTGTTCGCGCCGTGCTACTCACCGGAACAGGTCGTGCCTTTTGCTCCGGCGGAGACATCCGGGCGATGGCCTCCGCGCTGGATGCCGACCCGCGCGCGTTCTTCGCGGAACTGACGGACAGCCTCCACGCCATCACCCGGTCGCTTCAGTATGCACGCGTTCCGACGATCGCCGCAGTGAACGGACCGGCTGCGGGCTTCGGGTTCGGGCTGGTGCTCTCATGCGATCTTGTCGTTGCCTCCGAGCGCGCGACCTTTTCGATGCTGCACGGACAGGTCGCTCAGATACCCGATGGGGGAGGCTGGTACCTCCTGCCGCGGGTCGTTGGGCGCAAGCGGGCGCTGGATCTGTACCTGACCCGGAGGGTGCTGGACGCGACAGATGCGGAACGCTGGGGGATCGTCTGCCGCGTGCTCCCCGCGACGACCTTCCGCGAGGTCGCCATCGGTTTTGCGCGGGAGATCGCGTGCGGTCCGACGGTGGCCTACCGCGAAGCAAAGCGGCGCATGGCGGAAGGATGGGATCAGCACCTCGACGATTATCTGGACGCGCAGCGAGAGGCCATTGTGGCACTCGGCGGCGGCCGCGACTTTGAAGAAGGCGTCCGCGCGTTCTTGGAGCGGCGCCCACCCGGGTTCCGGGGAGACTAG